One window of the Oceanicaulis sp. genome contains the following:
- the pgi gene encoding glucose-6-phosphate isomerase yields MPGPETLKPHADRLAGRALADLFAEPGRDAALQFSAAGLEFDARRQRLDLEAWRALTALAGQAALKDAFERLFSGAAVNPTENRPALHPACRNPSRLSDTALAARLEQARARTRAFAESLTRPDVLGGKPCRRVVNIGIGGSDLGPRFVYDALKAFRRDGVQARFVSNLDPADLDDAVEDADPETTLFVIVSKSFTTQETLMNARAARAWLVSALGEDAAKARFCAATAAPDKAAAFGIGEDRIFPFEDGVGGRYSLWSPAGIALELALGPEIFDRLLAGARAMDDHAIDAPYEANMAVAKGLIDVWNRAGRGRPSRCVAAYSSRLERLAAYLQQLEMESLGKSVAADGSPLPQGFSGPLVWGGRGSDLQHSVFQWLHQGQDETPVDFIAVADRAFTADERARALNANLAAQGAALAHGRRGEGELATHKAIAGGRPSATFLLPRLDPESLGALIALHEHKVFVEAVLYGLNPFDQFGVELGKDLARALLSGDEGPLDAAAKDLARRIGV; encoded by the coding sequence ATGCCCGGACCTGAGACGCTGAAACCGCACGCAGACCGGCTCGCCGGGCGCGCTCTGGCCGATCTGTTCGCAGAGCCGGGCCGGGATGCGGCGCTTCAGTTCAGCGCGGCTGGGCTCGAATTCGACGCGCGCCGCCAGCGGCTCGACCTCGAAGCCTGGCGCGCGCTGACCGCGCTGGCCGGGCAGGCCGCTCTCAAAGACGCGTTCGAACGGCTGTTTTCCGGCGCTGCGGTCAATCCGACCGAGAACCGGCCGGCGCTGCACCCGGCCTGCCGCAACCCGTCCCGGCTTTCCGACACCGCGCTCGCCGCCCGGCTCGAACAGGCCCGCGCGCGCACCCGCGCGTTCGCAGAAAGCCTGACGCGGCCGGACGTTCTGGGCGGCAAGCCCTGCCGGCGCGTGGTCAATATCGGCATCGGCGGGTCCGATCTGGGCCCGCGCTTCGTTTATGACGCGCTCAAGGCCTTCCGGCGCGACGGCGTGCAGGCGCGCTTCGTGTCCAATCTCGACCCCGCCGATCTCGACGACGCGGTCGAGGACGCCGATCCCGAGACCACCCTGTTCGTGATCGTCTCGAAATCCTTCACCACCCAGGAAACGCTGATGAACGCGCGCGCGGCGCGCGCCTGGCTGGTCTCGGCGCTGGGCGAGGACGCCGCGAAAGCGCGCTTCTGCGCGGCCACCGCCGCGCCTGACAAGGCCGCCGCGTTCGGGATCGGCGAGGACAGGATCTTCCCTTTCGAGGACGGGGTGGGCGGGCGCTATTCGCTTTGGTCGCCCGCAGGAATCGCGCTCGAACTCGCGCTGGGCCCGGAGATTTTCGACCGGCTGCTGGCTGGCGCGCGGGCGATGGACGATCACGCGATCGACGCGCCCTATGAAGCCAACATGGCCGTCGCGAAAGGCCTGATCGACGTCTGGAACCGGGCCGGGCGCGGCCGGCCCTCGCGCTGCGTGGCGGCCTATTCGTCGAGGCTCGAACGGCTTGCAGCCTATCTGCAGCAGCTGGAAATGGAATCGCTCGGCAAGTCCGTCGCCGCGGACGGGTCGCCATTGCCGCAAGGTTTCTCGGGGCCGCTGGTCTGGGGCGGGCGCGGGTCCGATCTGCAGCACTCGGTCTTTCAGTGGCTGCATCAGGGGCAGGACGAGACCCCGGTCGACTTCATCGCCGTCGCCGATCGGGCGTTCACCGCCGATGAACGCGCCCGCGCGCTCAACGCCAATCTCGCCGCCCAGGGCGCCGCGCTCGCTCACGGCCGGAGGGGCGAGGGCGAGCTCGCCACGCACAAGGCGATCGCAGGCGGACGGCCCAGCGCCACGTTTCTCCTGCCCCGGCTCGATCCTGAAAGCCTCGGCGCCCTGATCGCGCTCCACGAGCACAAGGTCTTCGTCGAGGCCGTGCTCTACGGGCTCAATCCGTTCGACCAGTTCGGCGTCGAACTCGGCAAGGACCTCGCCCGCGCCTTGCTCTCGGGCGACGAGGGCCCGCTGGACGCCGCAGCGAAGGACCTCGCCCGGCGCATCGGGGTCTGA
- a CDS encoding metalloregulator ArsR/SmtB family transcription factor, translated as MQQDLLVKLKALAEPTRLRIVLLLAHGEMTVSEIMQVLGQSQPRVSRHLKLLADAELCERFPEGGWVFYRLVRTGAVSRLAAVIDEFADPDEPQVQRDRQRLAELKRLRSQTAERFFEAAAQQWAHIRSLHFSEEAVEKTLVALAGDRSFQNHVDVGTGTGRMLELFSDRAADGMGVDLSREMLHVARAKLSEAGLSSRFVRQADASALPLEDGSADLVTLHQVLHYLDDPEAAVAECARVLAPGGLLLVVDFAEHRHEALRVEHHHQWLGFPPAQVTSWMQSAGLELAGLESLEPEGIDGGLTVLIWAAEKQAADDDART; from the coding sequence ATGCAGCAAGATCTGCTCGTCAAACTCAAAGCGCTCGCCGAGCCGACCCGTCTGCGCATCGTGCTGCTGCTCGCCCACGGCGAAATGACGGTCAGCGAGATCATGCAGGTGCTCGGCCAGAGCCAGCCGCGCGTCTCGCGCCACCTGAAACTGCTCGCCGACGCCGAGCTGTGCGAGCGCTTCCCCGAAGGCGGCTGGGTGTTCTACCGGCTGGTGCGCACTGGCGCGGTCTCGCGCCTGGCCGCGGTGATCGACGAGTTCGCCGATCCCGACGAGCCCCAGGTCCAGCGCGACCGCCAGCGCCTGGCCGAACTCAAGCGTTTGAGGAGCCAGACCGCAGAGCGCTTCTTCGAGGCCGCCGCCCAGCAATGGGCCCATATCCGCTCGCTGCACTTCTCCGAAGAGGCGGTGGAGAAGACCCTCGTCGCGCTCGCCGGCGATCGCAGTTTCCAGAACCATGTCGACGTCGGCACCGGCACGGGCCGGATGCTGGAGCTGTTCTCCGACCGCGCCGCGGACGGCATGGGCGTCGATCTCAGCCGCGAGATGCTGCACGTGGCGCGCGCCAAGCTCTCAGAAGCCGGGCTCAGCTCGCGCTTCGTGCGCCAGGCCGACGCGTCCGCCCTGCCGCTCGAGGACGGCTCGGCCGATCTCGTGACCCTGCATCAGGTGCTGCACTATCTCGACGATCCCGAAGCGGCGGTAGCCGAATGCGCGCGCGTGCTGGCGCCCGGCGGCCTGCTGCTCGTCGTCGACTTCGCCGAGCATCGCCATGAGGCGCTGCGCGTGGAACACCACCATCAATGGCTCGGTTTCCCGCCCGCCCAGGTGACCAGCTGGATGCAGTCCGCCGGCCTCGAACTCGCCGGGCTCGAAAGCCTCGAGCCTGAAGGCATAGACGGCGGGCTGACCGTGCTGATCTGGGCGGCGGAGAAGCAGGCGGCGGATGACGATGCCCGGACCTGA
- a CDS encoding FAD-binding domain-containing protein, with protein MTQTDLFRADTAPSGLFTPSRSVGLARIEAFTPAMGGRYAGRRNFDFGPDDRSNVSALSAHVRHRLVLESELAQAALTAHGISTAEKFLQEVCWRTYWKGWLAHRPSVWRDYAAELDLAIAALGKDGALRERYDRAVEGRTGIACFDAWAEELATHGWLHNHARMWFASIWIFTLDLPWVLGADFFFRNLIDGDPASNTLSWRWVGGRQTAGKTYLARASNIEKYTAGRFAPDAADLAPDAPEPEDGVDHPAPAAPPPGVRPDPGAPALLLIHDEDCHPESWGVDGLDIRGAATLSALDRRSPLSAGDAARTFTRGALADAAEGTRAAFSVDAAPCETLADVVEAARVCGAAQIVTQRPHEGPLGDLIDGGRPDMKSAGLAFAELRRDWDRAFYPHATKGFFKLKKAIPGVLAELGLR; from the coding sequence ATGACCCAGACCGATCTCTTCAGGGCCGACACCGCGCCGTCAGGCCTGTTCACGCCGAGCCGCAGCGTCGGCCTCGCCCGGATCGAGGCGTTCACCCCGGCCATGGGCGGGCGGTACGCCGGGCGGCGCAATTTCGATTTCGGGCCGGACGACCGCTCGAACGTCTCGGCGCTCAGCGCGCATGTCCGCCACCGCCTGGTGCTCGAATCCGAGCTGGCTCAGGCCGCGCTGACCGCGCACGGGATTTCGACCGCAGAAAAATTCCTGCAGGAGGTCTGCTGGCGCACTTACTGGAAGGGCTGGCTGGCGCACCGTCCCTCGGTCTGGCGCGACTACGCCGCGGAGCTTGATCTCGCGATCGCCGCGCTGGGGAAGGACGGGGCCCTGCGCGAGCGCTATGACCGGGCGGTGGAGGGGCGCACCGGGATCGCGTGTTTCGACGCCTGGGCGGAGGAGCTCGCCACCCACGGCTGGCTGCACAATCACGCCCGGATGTGGTTCGCCTCGATCTGGATCTTCACGCTCGATCTGCCCTGGGTTCTGGGCGCGGACTTTTTCTTCCGCAACCTGATCGACGGCGATCCGGCGTCCAATACGCTGAGCTGGCGCTGGGTCGGCGGGCGTCAGACCGCCGGCAAGACCTATCTCGCCCGCGCTTCCAATATCGAGAAATACACAGCAGGCCGTTTCGCGCCCGACGCTGCAGACCTCGCCCCCGACGCGCCTGAGCCCGAGGACGGCGTGGATCATCCCGCGCCCGCTGCGCCCCCGCCGGGCGTGCGGCCCGACCCGGGCGCGCCCGCGCTGCTCCTGATCCATGACGAGGATTGTCATCCCGAGAGCTGGGGCGTGGACGGGCTCGACATTCGCGGCGCGGCGACGCTGTCCGCGCTCGACCGCCGCTCGCCCTTGTCCGCCGGCGACGCGGCCCGGACGTTCACCCGCGGCGCCCTCGCCGACGCAGCCGAGGGGACGCGCGCAGCGTTCTCTGTCGATGCGGCGCCTTGTGAAACGCTCGCCGATGTCGTCGAGGCCGCCCGCGTGTGCGGCGCGGCGCAGATCGTCACTCAGCGCCCCCATGAAGGCCCGCTCGGCGATCTGATCGACGGCGGCCGGCCGGACATGAAGTCGGCCGGACTCGCCTTCGCCGAACTCAGGCGCGACTGGGACCGGGCGTTTTATCCGCACGCCACCAAGGGATTTTTCAAGTTGAAGAAGGCGATCCCGGGCGTTCTGGCCGAGCTGGGGCTTCGCTGA
- the lptD gene encoding LPS assembly protein LptD: MRRSFAQGVCAAALITALAASPAALAQAVQTAAERVFMDADELIEDRSAGTYTARGDVRLASGDRVIYADEIVYDIANGRITARGGVRIFEGGAPAQTADEVELDDEMREGVAYGFATLLENNGRAAAAAALRRPDGSVELTDAYYTACNLCEDASKEPTWRLRADHVVRDVDDSMIYYRDVRLEIAGVPVAYAPRFAHADPSAERKSGFLLPSVDISNRLGLSYQQPYLWVISPYQDLVIAPRVMTEVNPLLELEWRKRFYSGEINAEASFTYGQEFDADGDFGPEQLRGHIFADGLFALSPDWRWGFGVQAASEDTYLRRYDYNESPEESDALYAFSQQRTLINQLFLAGKGEDYYFDTAVIAFDKLQDGFDDDQLAYVTPLVRGHYDGELPMGLGDFDFDFNLTNLRREFGDDYTRASLGLSWSRPVIIPGGLRVEGFADTRLDAYRTVERDAFNTTIDERNFVRARGAAGIDVSYPFVRPGSRYDLIIAPRTAAIIANGGDPDERPLLQDLETVDFGRSFLFDPIRAPGYDIFEDGFRIDAGLEFAVRDREDVYGLEAFVGRSYRLSGGKERFGPASGLFEDDSDWLADVEVDLGWFETGASARIDSETGEINRIDAEITAEYGRAVGSLRYTELADEAAALARESLDVSYAYALTETWSTFYRGSFDLDAGEGRRQEAGLRYRDECTDFRIFYQRENIQIGNLGPSESLKFEIVLFTLGGVGED, from the coding sequence GTGAGACGAAGCTTTGCGCAGGGCGTCTGTGCTGCAGCGCTGATCACGGCGCTGGCGGCGAGCCCGGCCGCGCTCGCCCAGGCCGTGCAGACCGCCGCCGAGCGGGTCTTCATGGACGCCGACGAGCTGATCGAGGATCGCTCCGCAGGCACCTACACCGCGCGCGGCGACGTGCGGCTGGCCTCCGGCGACCGGGTCATCTACGCCGACGAGATCGTCTACGACATCGCCAACGGGCGCATCACCGCGCGCGGCGGGGTTCGCATCTTCGAAGGCGGCGCGCCGGCCCAGACCGCCGACGAGGTCGAGCTCGACGACGAGATGCGCGAGGGCGTCGCCTACGGCTTCGCCACGCTTCTTGAAAACAACGGCCGCGCCGCCGCCGCCGCGGCTCTGCGCCGACCGGACGGCTCGGTGGAGCTGACCGACGCCTACTACACGGCCTGCAATCTGTGCGAAGACGCGAGCAAGGAACCGACCTGGCGGCTGCGCGCCGACCACGTGGTCCGCGACGTCGACGACAGCATGATCTACTATCGCGACGTGCGGCTGGAGATCGCCGGCGTGCCCGTCGCCTACGCGCCGCGCTTCGCCCACGCCGACCCGTCCGCCGAGCGCAAGTCTGGTTTCCTGCTGCCGTCGGTCGACATCTCCAACCGGCTGGGGCTCAGCTATCAGCAGCCCTATCTGTGGGTGATCAGTCCCTATCAGGACCTGGTGATCGCGCCGCGCGTGATGACCGAGGTCAATCCGCTGCTCGAACTGGAATGGCGCAAGCGCTTCTATTCCGGTGAGATCAACGCCGAGGCGAGCTTCACCTACGGCCAGGAATTCGACGCGGACGGCGATTTCGGGCCCGAACAGCTGCGCGGTCATATCTTCGCCGACGGCCTGTTCGCGCTCTCGCCGGACTGGCGCTGGGGCTTCGGCGTTCAGGCGGCGAGCGAGGACACCTATCTGCGCCGGTACGACTATAACGAATCCCCCGAAGAGAGCGACGCGCTCTACGCCTTCAGCCAGCAGCGCACGCTGATCAACCAGCTCTTCCTGGCCGGCAAGGGCGAGGATTATTACTTCGACACCGCCGTCATCGCCTTCGACAAGCTGCAGGACGGGTTCGACGACGACCAGCTCGCCTATGTCACGCCGCTGGTCCGGGGCCATTACGACGGCGAGCTGCCGATGGGGCTCGGCGATTTCGACTTCGACTTCAACCTGACCAATCTGCGCCGCGAGTTCGGCGACGATTACACCCGGGCGAGCCTGGGGCTGTCCTGGTCGCGGCCGGTGATCATCCCCGGCGGGCTGAGGGTGGAAGGCTTCGCCGACACCCGTCTGGACGCTTACCGGACGGTCGAAAGGGACGCGTTCAACACCACGATCGACGAGCGCAATTTCGTGCGTGCGCGCGGCGCGGCGGGGATCGACGTGTCCTATCCCTTCGTGCGCCCCGGCAGCCGCTATGATCTGATCATCGCGCCGCGCACCGCCGCCATCATCGCCAACGGCGGCGATCCGGACGAGCGGCCCTTGCTGCAGGATCTCGAAACGGTCGATTTCGGCCGCTCCTTCCTGTTCGATCCGATCCGCGCGCCCGGCTACGACATCTTCGAGGACGGGTTCCGCATCGATGCAGGGCTCGAATTCGCCGTGCGCGACCGCGAAGACGTCTACGGGCTCGAGGCGTTCGTGGGCCGCAGCTACCGGCTGAGCGGCGGGAAAGAACGGTTCGGTCCGGCCTCGGGCCTGTTCGAGGACGATTCAGACTGGCTCGCCGACGTCGAGGTGGATCTCGGCTGGTTTGAAACCGGGGCGAGCGCGCGCATCGATTCCGAGACCGGCGAGATCAACCGGATCGACGCCGAGATCACCGCCGAGTACGGACGCGCGGTCGGCAGCCTGCGCTATACCGAACTCGCCGACGAAGCCGCGGCGCTGGCCCGGGAATCGCTCGACGTCAGTTACGCCTACGCCCTGACCGAGACCTGGTCGACCTTCTATCGCGGCAGTTTCGATCTCGACGCCGGCGAGGGCCGCCGCCAGGAAGCCGGCCTCCGGTATCGCGACGAGTGCACCGATTTCCGCATCTTCTATCAGCGTGAAAACATCCAGATCGGCAATCTCGGCCCCTCGGAGTCGCTGAAGTTCGAGATCGTGCTCTTCACCCTGGGCGGGGTCGGCGAAGACTAG
- a CDS encoding aldo/keto reductase, with protein MTALPLGFGVSGTHGTPLVSRSSTIAMIERSFDLGVRLFDTAPAYGAGEAERRLGAAISAIGREKVRISTKAGLSSAGLARRIRDFSPGGIEASVTASLERLGVEGVDLLWLHGADGAELTGTLLDRLDALRRAGAFARLGAAGRGAELDAALDTGRFEALMAPVHPFLDEVESARLARAKALGLEVHAIETAGDAPSGVSAPRSAADLYKLAKVLRARLSGVSGRGRVSHADGLRAALARPEIDLALVTTTRPGHLVEAIEIAAAAARRADGRAGADPLNPA; from the coding sequence ATGACCGCGCTTCCTCTCGGCTTCGGTGTTTCCGGCACGCACGGCACGCCGCTCGTCTCGCGCAGCTCGACGATCGCCATGATCGAACGTTCGTTCGATTTAGGTGTGCGCCTGTTCGACACTGCGCCCGCCTATGGCGCGGGCGAGGCCGAGCGCCGGCTCGGGGCGGCGATCTCAGCGATCGGCCGGGAGAAAGTGCGGATCTCGACCAAGGCGGGGCTGTCGAGCGCCGGTCTCGCGCGCCGGATCCGGGATTTCTCGCCGGGCGGGATTGAGGCGAGCGTGACCGCCAGCCTTGAAAGGCTCGGCGTGGAGGGCGTGGATCTGCTGTGGCTGCACGGCGCGGACGGGGCTGAGCTGACAGGGACGCTGCTGGACCGGCTCGACGCGCTCAGGCGCGCCGGGGCGTTCGCAAGGCTCGGCGCGGCGGGGCGGGGGGCCGAGCTCGACGCCGCGCTCGACACCGGCCGGTTCGAGGCGCTGATGGCGCCGGTGCATCCGTTTCTGGACGAGGTCGAAAGCGCTCGGCTCGCACGAGCGAAAGCGCTCGGCCTCGAGGTCCACGCCATCGAAACCGCCGGCGACGCGCCTTCAGGCGTTTCGGCGCCGCGCTCGGCGGCCGATCTCTACAAGCTCGCCAAGGTGTTGCGCGCCCGGCTCTCCGGTGTGTCCGGGCGGGGCCGGGTGAGCCATGCCGACGGATTGCGCGCCGCGCTCGCCCGGCCGGAGATCGACCTCGCGCTGGTCACCACGACGCGCCCCGGCCATCTCGTCGAAGCGATTGAAATCGCCGCCGCCGCGGCGCGGCGGGCCGATGGACGCGCGGGCGCCGATCCGTTAAACCCGGCTTAA
- the cmk gene encoding (d)CMP kinase, translating into MIIAVDGPLASGKGTIARALAARFGLPHLDTGTLYRAVAVTLIDAGIAPEDAEAAERAARALDPTKIDEAKIRTAGAGVAASVVSAHPGVRAALLDVQRDFARQPGGAVLDGRDIGTVIAPEAEVKLYVTASEEARAWRRRAELVNRGEQISFEQVLGQLRQRDARDSSRADAPLTKAADAVEIDTTDMTIEDAIAAAVAAVEAKR; encoded by the coding sequence GTGATCATCGCCGTCGACGGTCCGCTCGCCTCAGGCAAAGGCACGATCGCCCGCGCGCTCGCCGCGCGCTTCGGCCTGCCGCATCTGGACACCGGCACGCTCTACCGGGCCGTCGCGGTGACGCTGATCGACGCCGGGATCGCACCCGAAGACGCCGAAGCCGCAGAGCGGGCGGCCCGCGCGCTGGATCCGACGAAGATCGACGAAGCGAAGATCCGCACCGCCGGCGCGGGCGTGGCCGCGAGCGTCGTCAGCGCCCATCCCGGCGTGCGCGCCGCGCTTCTGGACGTGCAGCGCGACTTCGCCCGCCAGCCCGGCGGGGCGGTGCTCGACGGCCGGGACATCGGCACGGTCATCGCGCCCGAGGCCGAGGTGAAGCTCTACGTCACCGCCAGCGAGGAGGCGCGCGCCTGGCGCCGCCGTGCAGAGCTGGTCAATCGCGGCGAGCAGATCAGCTTCGAACAGGTGCTCGGCCAGCTGCGCCAGCGCGACGCGCGCGATTCAAGCCGCGCCGACGCGCCGCTCACCAAGGCCGCAGACGCGGTGGAAATCGACACCACCGACATGACCATCGAAGACGCGATCGCAGCCGCGGTCGCCGCGGTCGAGGCGAAGCGCTAG
- a CDS encoding YebC/PmpR family DNA-binding transcriptional regulator — protein MAGHSKWANIQHRKGRQDKARAKLFSRLSKEIMVAVKMGGPDPDMNPRLRLAVQNAKGQSMPKDNIERAITKAAGGDVEEYFDIRYEGFGPAGVGVIVEASTDNKNRAAAEVRTAFSKNGGNMGETGSVSFMFDQVGEIRFPLSVADEEAMLEAAIEAGAEDVVQEDLEDDDGEPAPEHVIYCAREDLAEVAAALQERFGEAKSANIIWKPQNLIEVEGEKAATLMKMMEALEDLDDVSRVFANFDISDSEMEKLDG, from the coding sequence ATGGCCGGCCATTCGAAATGGGCGAACATCCAGCACCGCAAGGGCCGTCAGGACAAGGCGCGCGCCAAGCTGTTCTCGCGCCTGTCCAAGGAAATCATGGTTGCGGTGAAGATGGGCGGGCCCGACCCCGACATGAACCCGCGCCTGCGGCTGGCCGTGCAGAACGCCAAGGGCCAGTCCATGCCCAAGGACAATATCGAGCGCGCCATCACCAAGGCGGCCGGCGGGGATGTCGAGGAGTATTTCGACATCCGCTATGAGGGCTTCGGCCCGGCGGGCGTCGGGGTGATCGTGGAAGCCTCCACCGACAACAAGAACCGCGCCGCCGCCGAGGTCCGCACCGCGTTCTCCAAGAACGGCGGAAACATGGGCGAGACCGGCTCGGTCAGCTTCATGTTCGACCAGGTGGGCGAGATCCGCTTCCCGCTGAGCGTCGCCGACGAAGAAGCCATGCTGGAAGCCGCGATCGAGGCCGGCGCCGAGGACGTGGTGCAGGAAGATCTCGAAGACGATGACGGAGAGCCTGCGCCCGAGCACGTGATCTACTGCGCCCGCGAGGATCTCGCCGAGGTCGCCGCCGCGCTGCAGGAGCGCTTCGGCGAGGCCAAGAGCGCGAACATCATCTGGAAGCCGCAGAACCTCATCGAGGTCGAGGGCGAGAAGGCGGCGACCCTTATGAAGATGATGGAGGCGCTGGAGGATCTCGACGACGTCAGCCGCGTCTTCGCCAATTTCGACATCTCGGATTCCGAGATGGAAAAGCTGGACGGCTAG
- the kdsB gene encoding 3-deoxy-manno-octulosonate cytidylyltransferase, whose amino-acid sequence MTVIAVVPARYGSTRFPGKPLHEIAGVPMVERVRRLAEAAPSIDRVIVATDDKRIIDCVTGFGGEAVMTPETCRNGTERAYEAVKDFAGPGDVIVNLQGDAPLTPPWVIDAAAAAMTADTDLQLATPAVALTEDAYAKLAAAKAAGEVGGTTVVFDRAMNALYFSKTIIPYRREDAGVPVHKHIGLYAYRFAALKKLVALEPSPLERTESLEQLRALENGIAIRIVLTDYRGRTPWSVDSPRDAEIAAEIVAREGELV is encoded by the coding sequence ATGACCGTCATCGCCGTCGTCCCCGCCCGCTACGGCTCCACGCGCTTTCCCGGAAAGCCGCTGCACGAGATCGCCGGCGTGCCGATGGTCGAGCGCGTGCGCCGCCTGGCCGAAGCCGCGCCCAGCATCGACCGGGTGATCGTGGCGACCGACGACAAGCGGATCATCGATTGCGTCACCGGCTTCGGCGGCGAGGCGGTGATGACCCCGGAAACCTGCCGCAACGGCACCGAGCGCGCCTACGAGGCGGTGAAGGATTTCGCCGGGCCCGGCGACGTGATCGTCAATCTTCAGGGCGACGCGCCGCTGACCCCGCCCTGGGTGATCGACGCGGCCGCCGCGGCCATGACCGCCGACACGGATCTGCAGCTCGCCACTCCTGCCGTCGCGCTGACCGAAGACGCCTACGCCAAGCTCGCTGCAGCCAAGGCGGCCGGAGAAGTGGGCGGCACCACGGTCGTCTTCGACAGGGCGATGAACGCGCTTTATTTCTCCAAGACGATCATCCCCTATCGCCGCGAGGACGCCGGCGTGCCGGTGCACAAGCATATCGGGCTCTACGCCTATCGCTTCGCCGCGCTCAAGAAGCTCGTCGCGCTGGAGCCCAGCCCGCTCGAGCGCACCGAGAGCCTCGAGCAGCTGCGCGCGCTCGAGAACGGGATCGCGATCCGGATCGTTCTGACCGATTATCGCGGCCGCACGCCCTGGAGCGTGGACAGCCCGCGCGACGCGGAGATCGCCGCGGAGATCGTCGCCCGGGAAGGGGAACTCGTCTGA
- a CDS encoding histidine phosphatase family protein, with protein MRLILARHGNTFGPEDTPVWVGANEDLPLVDKGLEQSRAIGDALRSAGVLPDRIVAGPLKRTRIGAELAAERCGYTGEIEIDERLKEIDYGVWGGKSDAEIAERWSAAAIEDWRERSVPPAGAGWSPSPETIRANVRALYAALTIDRSKDREVLVVTSNGILRYFHELLAGEAAALEDAKVKTGRICAAEVTGPGADLMFWNLAPDEAAERLK; from the coding sequence ATGCGGCTGATCCTGGCCCGCCACGGCAACACGTTCGGACCGGAAGACACGCCGGTCTGGGTCGGCGCGAACGAGGATCTGCCGCTGGTCGACAAGGGGCTGGAGCAATCGCGCGCCATCGGCGACGCTTTGCGGAGCGCGGGCGTGCTGCCCGACCGCATCGTGGCCGGCCCGCTCAAACGCACCCGGATCGGCGCCGAACTCGCCGCGGAGCGGTGCGGCTATACCGGCGAGATCGAGATCGACGAGCGGCTGAAGGAAATCGATTACGGCGTCTGGGGCGGCAAGTCCGACGCCGAGATCGCCGAGCGCTGGAGCGCGGCGGCGATCGAGGACTGGCGCGAGCGGTCCGTCCCGCCCGCCGGCGCGGGCTGGTCGCCGAGCCCTGAGACGATCCGGGCCAATGTGCGCGCGCTCTACGCCGCGCTGACCATCGACCGGTCGAAGGACCGCGAAGTGCTGGTCGTCACCTCGAACGGGATCCTGAGGTATTTCCACGAACTGCTCGCCGGCGAGGCCGCCGCGCTCGAGGACGCCAAGGTGAAGACCGGCCGCATCTGCGCGGCCGAAGTGACCGGGCCGGGCGCGGACCTGATGTTCTGGAACCTCGCTCCGGACGAGGCTGCGGAGCGCCTGAAGTGA